From the genome of Solanum stenotomum isolate F172 chromosome 5, ASM1918654v1, whole genome shotgun sequence:
CTTTCTTTTGTCCGTTACCACTCACTAATACTTGCATTATAGAATATCCCCCGACTCTGCTAATGCATAATGTTTTATGTACCAGACTACATTAGCAAAGTTGTATAGCATGAATATGAAATGGGCAAACCCCACATGTCCAAATTATTCGAGTAAAAAAGTCTGAATTCACCCATGATTCTTTTACTATGATTTAAAATTACCTTTATCTCGGACCCCGTTAGGTATAAGGGCAAAAAATTGAATCGTTTCGCGCATTTAACTTATTAATTGCATATAATAAGATATCAAGAattgagttgattgttcataattttaCTATGTTGATAAAAGTTTGTAATATTTGATTGTAGACATTATAAACAAGGAGACAGGTACAAGATCATTTCTTAAGAAAGGAATGTACATTGCTAATATTGGAACAAAAGGGAGAATTCATAGGTTGAAGAGATATGCATTTGATTTATTGGCATTAGGGGATTTGATTGGAACAGATGCTTGGAATTATGTGAGGAAATATTTGAGGATTAAGTCTACATTTATGTACTATGATTTTGATGAAGTTATCACAGCTGCAGAAATGAATGATAAGCAACTTCTTACTGATCTTGCTAATCGATTATTCGATAATGTTGAGAAGGTACATTTGATTCGTGCGTTTGATTTTGTTTGTCTGATGTTATATGTTTCTCGAACCCTTCAAAAATAGTCCCACCCGTGTtgtatctttaaaaaaatatagaagtgaagagtccaagcaatgTATGTTTGATTTTAGGTTGGTTAGACCCTATAAAATTGTGTCACGTCAGTGTCAAATCCATGAAAAATGCATGTTTTTTTGAGGATGCCAAACACACTATGCTAATTGCTAAGAATAGTGTTTCTGAAGAGTCTGagtaatatacatatataggttTGATGTTATGTTGATCGGACCCTCCAAAGATGTTGTTATACCTGTGTCGGATCCATTGCAtaacttttggaggatctgacatAAACTCGATTGATGGATATATAGTTGTccttttgaagagtccgagagACATAGGCCTGATACCATGTTGGCCGGATCCTTCAAATATATTGTTGTGCCCGTATCGAATCCTCCAAAATCTTACTTACACACACTCCGACAGTATTATTGATGAGTCTGAGCAAACATAGGTCTGATACTATGTTGGTCGGACCctccaaaaatattgttgtgCCTGTATCGGATCCTTACAAAAATGTGTAGATTTTGTATGATCCGACATACATATATATGGTCAGTGGCTGTCAATATTTTTGAATAGTCTGAACGACACAAGCCTTATGATGTATATAGGTAGCAAATTGCAAGTTTTTGATAACCCCTTGTGTGTTTGCTCCAATATTTTTATGCAGCTTGAAGATGCTGTGAAGAAAAAGAACCTGCCTCAAACACAATCATGTTATCAAGAAACAACTACTATTCTCCAACAAGTCATGGATAGAATGGCATAAACAAAACATATGTTTAATTATATTCTGTCAATTAGTCATTTTGACAA
Proteins encoded in this window:
- the LOC125865122 gene encoding photosynthetic NDH subunit of lumenal location 3, chloroplastic — encoded protein: MANTTNLNIIFEALSLIPKIQNIEKIQKKAKTISQKKEEIQENSPPKTTRRLALSIGSIALFANSRIGNSLAEDNNGFFITGPLQDPWVSTNIINKETGTRSFLKKGMYIANIGTKGRIHRLKRYAFDLLALGDLIGTDAWNYVRKYLRIKSTFMYYDFDEVITAAEMNDKQLLTDLANRLFDNVEKLEDAVKKKNLPQTQSCYQETTTILQQVMDRMA